Part of the Thermococcus barossii genome is shown below.
CTCCTTTGCAACGACGCCAATGAAGTGTATATCCGCTTTGGCAAGGCGCTCATCCAGGGCCATTAGAAGCTTAAGGCCGTCTATCGCTCCCATAAAGTGGGCGCTCCTTATCTCCCCCTTCAGCTTCTCGAAGACCTCCTCGCCCCTCAGGTGGATTATCTTTCCGGGCTCAAACTTTTCGCTCAGGATTGCATCAATGATTATCAACCGCTCCTCGCCTTTGTAGTGGGCGGAGAGCATGAATATGTCCGTGCCGACATCGAGAACGTTGTAGCCTTTTTCCGCGAGTATTCTTCCGGCTTTGAGGCCGACTCCGTCGTCCTTCATAAGCTCGTTGCCGAGTGCGAGAATCAGTGTCCTCATTCGCAGACCTCCGGGAAAGAATAGAGTGGGAGAATAAAAAGTTGCCTAAAGCCTCGCCACGTGCACTGAACAAGAGATGCACGGGTCGTAGGCCCTAACTACCATCTCCGCGAGGTACTTGAGCCTCTCCGGGTCGTCGTTGTAGTGCTTCTCGGCCATCATCCTCACGTGGACTTCCATCATGGCGAGGTTGAAGGCCGTGGGCGTTATGATATCCGCGTAAGCCACCCTTCCGTCTTTGACCTCAAGGGCATAGACGAGTATTCCGCGCGGTGCCTCCGTGGTGGAAACGCCGAACCCGTCCCTTATCTCGACCTCGTCCCTCGGCCTTATCGACCACTTCGCCAGGGCCTCGTCTATGAGGTCTATCGCCCTTTCGGTGAAGTAGACCAGCTCAAGGGCCTGGGCGAGGTTGTTGGCGAAGGGGTTGGTCGACCTGAGTAAGTCCTTGTGGCTCTCGTAGAGCTCCTTTGCCCTTCCGTAGAGCTTATCTGCATGATTGACGACGCGCGATATGGCTCCCGTCATGAAGGGCTTCTCGTCGTTATAGAAGCTGTGCTTGGCGAAGCTGTGCTCCACAACCCGCTCAACCATGTGCTTCTTGTAGTCCTCGCTCGGGAACTCAAAGCCATCGCTGACACTTATGGCGTCACCGTAGATTCCATACACGTCATCCCTCGGCTTTACGGCCATGTGGATTATCGGTCCCTCGACCTCCTCATACTGCTCAAGCTTGGAGAACAGCTCGAAGGTGTACTCGGCCTTCGGGAGGGCCTCCTGGAGGCGCCTCTTCATCTTCTCAAGGGTAGCCCTGCCGGGCAGCTTGCCGAAGCCTCCGAGAACGACGTTCTCCTGGTGTATTGCCCTCGCACCGAGCTCATCCATCATCCAGCTTCCGAGATTCTTGAGATCGAGGGCTATGCCTATCTCCTTCTTGTACTCGTCCACCATCTTGAGCGGGTTGGAGTAGCCGAGGTAGTCCGGGAGGACGAGGAGGTACAGGTGGAGCGCGTGGCTCTCTATCATGTCACCGATGTAGAGAACCTCCCTGAGCGCTTGGATTTCCTCGCGCGGTTCAAAGCCAATCGCCTTTTCAGCGGCTTCCACCGCGGTGAGCTTGTGGGCAGCCGAACAGAATGAGCATATCCTCGGGTAGACCGCCAGGGCCTCGTCGAGCTTCTTACCCACGGTGATGGCCTCGAAGAACCTTGGCCCCTCTATGATGTTGAGCTTGACCTCCTTGACCCCCTCGTCGCCCACTATGATCTCCACACCGCCCTTGCCCTCAACGCGCGCTATGTGGTCAACGGTGATCGGAAGGTAGAGGCTCTTCATTCTTCCACCCCCTGGAATATCTTCTCAACCATCTCTTCGAGCTTCGGGTTGTGGGCGTTGAACATCTTCATGCGCTCCAGTATCTCCTCCTTGGTGAGTCCCTTCTCCTTGAATGTCTTGGCCAGTGAGTCGAACCAAGCAACATCGTAGCCTATCGCGCCGCGGCAACCGATGCATGCTACCCCAAATCCAGGGCATCTCGCGTCGCAGCCGGCCCTGGTTATCGGTCCAAGGCACGGTTCGCCTTTCTCAATGAGAATGCACGGGTGTCCCTTCAGCCTGCACTCAACGCAGACGGGGTAGTCGATGTCCTCCGGCCAGGAGCCGACGAGGAAGGTGCCTATCGCGTAGAGGAAGTCCTTCTTCTCCGGCGGGCAGCCGTAGATGCGGTAGTCAACCTTAATGTAGTTCTCGACCGGCTCGGCCATCTTCGGCTCGAACTTGACCTTTCCGTCGCCGTAGACGGTCTTCCAGAGCTCCTCAAGGCTCTTATCTTTCTCCCAGCTCTGCACACCGCCGTGGACGGCACAGGAGCCGACGGCGACGACTATCTTCGCGTTCTCGCGTATCTTCTTGACGAGCTCAATCTCTTCCTCGGTGGAGACGCTTCCCTCGATGAAGGCTATGTCCACCGGCTCGTCCTCGTAGCTGTCCCTCTCGACCATGAACCAGCAGACGATTTCAGCGTGCGGGAGCAGCTGGAGGAGCTCGTCCATCATGGCCAGCTGGAGCTGACAGCCGTAGCATGAGGTGAGAGCGTAAAATCCAATCCTGACCTTCTTCTCCA
Proteins encoded:
- a CDS encoding hydrogenase maturation protease produces the protein MRTLILALGNELMKDDGVGLKAGRILAEKGYNVLDVGTDIFMLSAHYKGEERLIIIDAILSEKFEPGKIIHLRGEEVFEKLKGEIRSAHFMGAIDGLKLLMALDERLAKADIHFIGVVAKEVDLGMELSEEVEKALPKVVELVEKLAEAESWN
- the hydA gene encoding NADPH-dependent hydrogenase/sulfhydrogenase 1 subunit alpha — its product is MKSLYLPITVDHIARVEGKGGVEIIVGDEGVKEVKLNIIEGPRFFEAITVGKKLDEALAVYPRICSFCSAAHKLTAVEAAEKAIGFEPREEIQALREVLYIGDMIESHALHLYLLVLPDYLGYSNPLKMVDEYKKEIGIALDLKNLGSWMMDELGARAIHQENVVLGGFGKLPGRATLEKMKRRLQEALPKAEYTFELFSKLEQYEEVEGPIIHMAVKPRDDVYGIYGDAISVSDGFEFPSEDYKKHMVERVVEHSFAKHSFYNDEKPFMTGAISRVVNHADKLYGRAKELYESHKDLLRSTNPFANNLAQALELVYFTERAIDLIDEALAKWSIRPRDEVEIRDGFGVSTTEAPRGILVYALEVKDGRVAYADIITPTAFNLAMMEVHVRMMAEKHYNDDPERLKYLAEMVVRAYDPCISCSVHVARL
- the hydD gene encoding NADPH-dependent hydrogenase/sulfhydrogenase 1 subunit delta; its protein translation is MEKKVRIGFYALTSCYGCQLQLAMMDELLQLLPHAEIVCWFMVERDSYEDEPVDIAFIEGSVSTEEEIELVKKIRENAKIVVAVGSCAVHGGVQSWEKDKSLEELWKTVYGDGKVKFEPKMAEPVENYIKVDYRIYGCPPEKKDFLYAIGTFLVGSWPEDIDYPVCVECRLKGHPCILIEKGEPCLGPITRAGCDARCPGFGVACIGCRGAIGYDVAWFDSLAKTFKEKGLTKEEILERMKMFNAHNPKLEEMVEKIFQGVEE